In Rickettsiales bacterium, the sequence TTGGTTCATTTTGATACTTCCACCTGAAATTAATATGGATATATCTTATATTATAATAAGATTTATCATACTGGGAGGATGAAAATCATGAGGTATTATGGAGCGGAGATTCCAATAATGGGCATTCGAGGAGAGCAAGCATTGTGGCGCGCCGTCATCACGCAAGCGCTTATGGATGCCTCGAGCAAATCAAAAAAGATGGAGCTGAAATATGAAAAATCTCAATCCCTTTGTTGGCTAACAAGCAATAGCAACGACTATAGAATGGTCTGCGACTATGCAGGATTTGATCCGACATACATTCGCGAGCAGTCGATTGAAGCCCTCAAACGTGATTGCCAGTGGCGCGCCTCTTGCAACCCTTCAAAGCAGAATAGTCCTGATAAGAAAAACGAGAAGGAATTAGTCTGATGGGATTTTCAAGCCGCAGAGGTCGCCCCAAACAGAAGCGCGAAGACGTCGATAAAGGTACCGCAGAGCTACGCAAAAAACGTCGACTCAACCTGACAACAGAACCGCTCGATTGGCTACGTGAGCACGAACTCATCTCTAGCAAACAGCATTGGTGTGGCTTACATTTTCGCTGGCTTTACACCTTACGATATGGCTCCACCACCCCCCAATCTTTGGATGCCGCACGCGAAAAAGGGATTCTCCACAAACAAGACGATGAGAGCTGGAAACGAGAGCGTGAAGACGAATGGAAAGACGCCACCGCACACCTACGGCGCAACCACTTACTCGAAATAACACTCAAATATTGCATCTACCAACAAAACACCCCTCATTCCTGGCAACAACGCTCCCATTGCGCCTATAATAGCATCGCAGATTTGAACCACTCCCTAAGCTTTCTAGAAAAACTGTGGTGTAGACGCATCAGTTTTGACTAGCCCGTCATAAATGTTTCATATTTTAGCGAAAAATATCTCAAATTTTATATGACTTTACAGAAACTTACCTAAAACTTGTTTTTAGAAACCGCTTTGTAGATTTGCTAACTTATGTTAATATTAAGGTAGCTGAAAAATTCAGCGTATGTGAGAGAGAACACAGCTTCTCTCTAAAATGAAGAGCTAATGTTAAGGAGACTATTATGACTATGCTCAAAGAACTTTTTAAAGATGAATCAGGCGCAACGGCTATTGAATATGGCCTAATCGCCGCACTTCTATCTGTTGCTATTATCGCGGCGTTAAGCTTCGTAAGTGGCCAGCTAGAGAATACATACACCAAGATTGGTACTGCACTAGAGACTGGCAATACATAAGCTTAGTTTTTATTAAAGGAAAGCCCTGCCTCACGGCGGGGTTTTTTTTGCACTTTACGTAAAATTATTTGATTACCCCCCTCACCCCTGCCGGACTCCTAATGGACTGTCGTACGCTCACGCTTACCCCCGACTCAGCCTATTATCGCCACCCCTTTCTTCTTAGTTATATAAAGAGCATGCAAGTAGGCCGCAGAGCCATCAGTTAACGCAAAGGGGCTCCATCGAAGCACGAGTAGACACCCCCCTGAAGAATAAGCAGATCACTAGTCTGAGAGCTGCACCTGCAACCAATGCAGTGCAGAAATTAAGGCTACACCGCCTAACATGCACAAAGCCACGACACCTAAAGATCCAGCGTCAGACTGCGTCATAAAGGGTAAGGGCCATAGCTGCGGTAATGTTCCTGCAATCAGCCCTGTAATAAACATCAGCATCGTATCGTGATATTTCGCAAGTAACCACGTTAGCACGCGCACAAACAACAACATCCCCACGACAATACCTGCCAGGAATATCCCCAACACGGGCCAGTGCAGCGCCGCAAGCGCATTCAATATGAATTCATACTTACCCAACATCAGCAAAATGTAAGATCCCGAAATTCCAGGCAGTAACATAGCTGATATCGCGACCATACCACTCAGGAAGATATACGGTTTTGTGTCAGGCAAAGCAGCGAGATCCAGCGAAGTCAACAACAAGCCAAGCGCCGTACCAATTGCAAGAGTCAGCAATCGCAGCAATTTAGCACTCTTTTGCTGAGTAAGGAAAACAACGACGGTCGCAAAGACCATCCCAAAGAAGAAGCCATACACTTGCGGCTTGTAATAAACCAACCATGTTGGCAGGGCGATAATCCGCGTAAAGAAAAACAGAGCAAATAAAATTCCACACCCGATACCCGCTAAGGTTTTAACATCCACCTCTTCCCAGACCAATTTCCACTTACCGGTGATAAAATGATAGAATGCATCGCCATTTAGCGATTTCAGTGCTTGCATGAAGCGCTCATAGATCCCTAAAATGAAAGCCATGGTGCCGCCGGAAACTCCGGGGACAAGGTCGGCAGCTCCCATAACGAAGCCCCGCAAAAATAAACCAAGAAAGTCGCGCATAACGTGATGGAAACTGCATTGAAATCAAACGAAAATCAAGTGGGTAATACTACCACTTACCTAGATCGCCTTAATTCGCCCCAACAAGAGGCGGTCACAACGACAGAAGGTGCTGTTTTGGTACTCTCCGGCGCAGGTACGGGCAAGACGAGCGTTCTGACGGCACGTATCGCGCATTTGCTCAATACCGGCAAAGCGTGGCCGAGCGAAATCCTCTCCGTCACCTTTACCAATAAAGCCGCTCGTGAAATGGCAAAACGCGCCGAAACACTGGTGACGAATGCCGAGGGGCAAAGCAGTGGCCCACTTCCATGGCTTGGCACTTTTCACTCGATCAGCGCAAAAATCCTGCGTCGCCATGCGGAGAGGATCGGCTTTAGTAGCGATTATATTATTTTGGATACGGATGATCAAATTCGCCTGATCAAAACGATCTTGATTGAGAAGAATATTGACCCAAAACAGAACCCGCCAAAGCAATTTGTGTGGAATATTCAAAATTGGAAGGATAAGGGCCTAATACCGGAAAAAGTCTCCCATGCCGATAAAATGGTAACGGGTGGCAAACAGGTATTTGAAATTTATGAAGAATACCAGAAACGCATGCTCAATATGAATTGCATGGATTTTGGTGATCTCTTGCTTCATTGCCTCACACTCTTCAATAAACACCCCGATATTTTACAACAGTATGGCCAGCGCTTTAAGTATATTATGGTCGATGAGTATCAGGACACGAACATCGCGCAATATCTCTGGTTACGCTTGCTAGCACTAGGTCACAAGAACCTTT encodes:
- a CDS encoding DUF368 domain-containing protein, with the translated sequence MGAADLVPGVSGGTMAFILGIYERFMQALKSLNGDAFYHFITGKWKLVWEEVDVKTLAGIGCGILFALFFFTRIIALPTWLVYYKPQVYGFFFGMVFATVVVFLTQQKSAKLLRLLTLAIGTALGLLLTSLDLAALPDTKPYIFLSGMVAISAMLLPGISGSYILLMLGKYEFILNALAALHWPVLGIFLAGIVVGMLLFVRVLTWLLAKYHDTMLMFITGLIAGTLPQLWPLPFMTQSDAGSLGVVALCMLGGVALISALHWLQVQLSD
- a CDS encoding Flp family type IVb pilin, which produces MTMLKELFKDESGATAIEYGLIAALLSVAIIAALSFVSGQLENTYTKIGTALETGNT